The Desulfovibrio porci genome contains a region encoding:
- a CDS encoding M23 family metallopeptidase translates to MKRLWLVGIFLILLVMGVLVQHAGRTGFTPAEKPEQQQNAAAEPEASGPPDSSLSALPDVPPALPQASASAEAGRAPEAVAVEDYAGVRLPQPVPGSSTDASGTVSGNSAPQPALTPDTPLVFPSPDQPATTASTEEQADGTASGEEVVKGTVEKGDTISKILEGTGSEGIYQYISAARQVFSMRSFREGQPYAIVTDTASGRVKRFEYEIDNRRRLVVEGVEEPVARVEAIEYVTLLGTVEATISDNLFQAVADVGESPQMALQLAELFGAEINFIRDLQEGDSFSVLVEKRYREGEYKGYGRILAAHFTNKGKTFEAYLFRDGSERAQYYNRKGENLRKTLLQAPLAFTRVTSRFTSSRKHPILGYSRPHMGVDYGAPTGTPVKAVGEGTVTKRGWAGGYGNQIIVKHVAGLESMYSHLSGYARGLRQGQRVRQGQVIGFVGSTGLATGPHLDFRLRQNGNFINPTKAINPRGAPVSAKRRAAFEKTVAEELAYLQGRRPLAGYTVDSVVPEHPVLTDNTPDTEQEKKPARKKRRG, encoded by the coding sequence ATGAAACGACTCTGGCTGGTGGGAATTTTTCTGATTTTGCTGGTAATGGGCGTGCTGGTGCAGCATGCCGGCAGAACCGGTTTTACGCCCGCTGAAAAGCCGGAACAGCAGCAAAATGCCGCGGCGGAGCCTGAAGCGTCAGGACCGCCGGACTCCTCGCTTTCTGCACTTCCGGATGTTCCGCCGGCGTTGCCTCAAGCCTCCGCTTCCGCTGAAGCCGGGCGCGCGCCGGAGGCCGTAGCCGTCGAAGATTACGCCGGGGTTCGCCTTCCGCAGCCTGTGCCAGGTTCCTCCACTGACGCGTCCGGCACGGTTTCCGGCAACAGTGCGCCTCAGCCTGCTCTGACGCCGGACACGCCTTTGGTTTTTCCCTCTCCGGACCAACCCGCCACGACCGCAAGCACAGAGGAACAGGCCGACGGGACGGCTTCCGGCGAGGAAGTGGTCAAAGGTACTGTGGAAAAAGGCGACACCATCAGCAAAATCCTGGAAGGGACGGGTAGCGAAGGCATCTATCAGTACATCAGCGCGGCCCGGCAGGTTTTTTCCATGCGCTCCTTCCGTGAGGGCCAGCCTTACGCCATCGTCACGGATACGGCTTCGGGCCGGGTCAAGCGCTTTGAGTATGAAATCGACAACCGCCGCCGCCTGGTGGTGGAAGGCGTCGAGGAACCGGTGGCCAGGGTGGAGGCCATTGAGTACGTCACCCTGCTCGGCACGGTGGAAGCCACCATCAGCGACAATCTCTTCCAGGCGGTGGCCGATGTGGGCGAAAGCCCGCAGATGGCCCTGCAACTGGCCGAACTTTTCGGGGCGGAAATCAACTTTATCCGCGATCTGCAGGAAGGCGACAGCTTTTCCGTGCTGGTGGAAAAACGCTACCGCGAAGGGGAATACAAGGGCTACGGCCGTATTCTTGCCGCGCATTTCACCAATAAGGGCAAGACCTTCGAGGCCTATCTTTTCCGCGATGGCTCGGAGAGGGCGCAGTATTACAACCGCAAGGGCGAAAATCTGCGTAAAACCCTTTTGCAGGCTCCCTTGGCCTTCACCCGCGTGACCTCCCGCTTCACGTCGAGCCGCAAGCACCCCATTCTGGGCTACAGCCGCCCGCATATGGGCGTGGACTACGGCGCGCCCACCGGCACGCCGGTCAAGGCCGTGGGTGAGGGCACTGTTACCAAACGCGGCTGGGCCGGCGGCTACGGCAACCAGATTATCGTCAAGCATGTGGCCGGGCTGGAATCCATGTATTCCCACCTTTCCGGCTATGCCCGGGGGCTGCGTCAGGGTCAGCGCGTGCGTCAGGGCCAGGTCATCGGTTTCGTGGGCAGCACGGGTCTGGCCACCGGGCCGCATCTGGATTTCCGCCTGCGCCAGAACGGCAATTTCATCAATCCCACCAAGGCCATCAACCCGCGCGGCGCGCCGGTTTCCGCCAAACGTCGGGCCGCGTTTGAAAAAACCGTGGCCGAGGAACTGGCCTATCTGCAAGGGCGGCGTCCTCTGGCCGGATACACGGTGGACAGCGTGGTGCCGGAGCATCCCGTGCTCACGGACAATACGCCGGATACGGAGCAGGAAAAAAAGCCCGCCCGCAAAAAACGGCGGGGTTAG
- a CDS encoding helix-turn-helix domain-containing protein encodes MLKNELRHILSQEGGQETETWFEGLTLHQEDDTLRVVFPHTYFAAWFSRHKRRAFEAALHRHFTDKVPPRVVYEQGGATARPAAPEALRDSAGAKSGTVHETGVRNAEDSFAAFISNAKNAFPLAAAREIAASAIGEAYNPFLLCGRSGTGKTHLLRALAATFTRRNARVICQNAARFCAENTSWTRRPELFWEQCDALVLDDMQDLADQSAWQQKLIVCMDACPRDGRSFTASPDHGGPRQMIFAHAGPAQALKDLDERLRSRLESGLVVELLEPDLDVRLRYLQTLSKERRLNLGREQLLYLAQRCAQFRLLQGLLLKVEAFAAVHGRSLTPADLENIVRTGGAERPPGCREILNEVARGLNLRPEDILGARRRPDLVLARQVAMYLCRQKLGLSYPELGRAFGGRDHSTVIHAIKKIKKLLISNKDVQRLVTQLETTAL; translated from the coding sequence ATGCTGAAAAATGAACTGCGGCACATACTGAGTCAGGAAGGCGGACAGGAAACGGAAACCTGGTTCGAGGGCCTGACCCTGCATCAGGAAGACGATACGTTGCGGGTTGTTTTTCCCCATACGTATTTCGCCGCCTGGTTTTCACGCCATAAACGCCGCGCTTTTGAAGCCGCGCTCCACCGCCATTTCACGGACAAAGTCCCGCCACGCGTGGTTTATGAACAAGGCGGCGCGACAGCGCGCCCCGCCGCGCCGGAAGCCCTCCGTGACAGCGCGGGCGCAAAAAGCGGAACAGTTCATGAAACGGGCGTCCGTAACGCGGAAGACAGTTTCGCCGCGTTTATCAGCAACGCCAAAAACGCTTTTCCGCTGGCCGCCGCCAGAGAAATAGCCGCCAGCGCCATCGGCGAGGCCTACAATCCTTTTCTGCTCTGCGGGCGTAGCGGCACGGGCAAAACGCATCTGCTGCGGGCTCTGGCCGCGACGTTCACACGCCGCAACGCGCGCGTCATCTGCCAGAACGCCGCGCGCTTCTGCGCGGAGAACACTTCCTGGACGCGCCGCCCGGAACTTTTCTGGGAACAGTGCGACGCGCTCGTGCTGGACGACATGCAGGATCTGGCCGACCAGAGCGCCTGGCAGCAAAAACTGATCGTCTGCATGGACGCCTGTCCCCGTGACGGCAGGTCTTTCACGGCCTCCCCGGATCACGGCGGACCGCGCCAGATGATTTTCGCCCACGCCGGACCGGCCCAGGCTCTTAAAGACCTGGATGAGCGCCTGCGCTCCCGCCTGGAAAGCGGCCTGGTGGTGGAACTGCTGGAACCGGACCTGGACGTGCGCCTGCGTTATCTGCAGACGCTCAGCAAGGAACGGCGACTGAACCTGGGGCGCGAACAGCTTTTGTACCTGGCCCAGCGTTGCGCCCAGTTCCGCCTGCTTCAGGGTCTGTTGCTGAAAGTGGAGGCCTTTGCCGCTGTTCACGGCAGAAGCCTGACCCCGGCGGATCTGGAAAACATCGTGCGCACCGGCGGGGCGGAAAGACCGCCGGGCTGCCGCGAAATACTGAATGAAGTGGCCCGCGGGCTCAATCTGCGGCCCGAGGACATTCTGGGCGCCAGACGCCGTCCGGATCTGGTCCTGGCCCGGCAGGTCGCCATGTACCTCTGCCGCCAGAAACTGGGGCTGTCCTACCCGGAACTGGGCCGGGCCTTTGGCGGAAGAGACCATAGCACGGTCATTCATGCTATTAAAAAGATTAAGAAATTGCTGATTAGTAACAAAGATGTGCAACGCCTGGTGACGCAATTGGAAACAACGGCCCTCTGA
- the dnaN gene encoding DNA polymerase III subunit beta, translating into MKLTVNKEQIIEGLQKAAAIIPAKAGAAYLRSIWLKADEGSLAVMSTDANIEFTGRYPAETSQPGLIGVQGRAFVDLVRQLPTGVLNLTLDEASGNLLLEQGRRVYKLPVSGSEWFQNFSEFPAENAVTWSGDFLQDVLDKVGFCISDDDAMDAIACLCMKPGENGHIDVCGLNGHQFALVSFTHDELAARLPAEGMLIQKKYLQDIKKWLGVDEIELNITDKRLYLRSLDGAETLSLPRAAYEYPDYNIFMSKLADEGVSAMTLDRKEGMDALGRILIFNTESDRCTYMDLSENEARLSAQGQDVGSASESLEVTYRGDISRIAFPTRNLLDVLGHFVSGKIDMLLTGTEGPCGIRGAEDPDYTVIIMPMKVSETTYYSEEDV; encoded by the coding sequence ATGAAACTTACTGTAAACAAAGAGCAGATCATTGAAGGCCTGCAGAAAGCCGCGGCCATCATCCCGGCCAAGGCCGGCGCTGCCTATCTGCGTTCCATCTGGCTCAAGGCCGACGAGGGCAGTCTCGCGGTCATGTCCACGGACGCCAACATTGAATTTACGGGCCGCTATCCTGCGGAGACCAGCCAGCCGGGCCTCATCGGCGTGCAGGGCCGGGCCTTTGTGGATCTGGTGCGCCAGTTGCCCACGGGCGTGCTCAACCTCACGCTGGACGAAGCTTCCGGCAATCTGCTGCTGGAGCAGGGACGCCGCGTTTACAAACTGCCGGTGAGCGGTTCCGAATGGTTCCAGAATTTTTCGGAATTTCCGGCCGAGAACGCGGTGACCTGGTCCGGCGACTTTTTGCAGGACGTGCTGGACAAGGTAGGCTTCTGCATCAGCGACGACGACGCCATGGACGCCATCGCCTGCCTGTGCATGAAGCCCGGCGAAAACGGCCATATCGACGTCTGCGGCCTCAATGGCCATCAATTCGCCCTGGTTTCCTTCACCCATGACGAACTGGCCGCGCGTCTGCCCGCCGAAGGCATGCTGATCCAGAAAAAATATCTTCAGGACATCAAAAAATGGCTGGGCGTGGACGAAATCGAACTTAATATTACGGACAAGCGTCTTTACCTGCGCAGTCTGGACGGAGCCGAAACCCTCAGTCTGCCCCGCGCGGCCTACGAATATCCGGATTACAACATTTTCATGTCCAAACTCGCGGACGAAGGCGTCAGCGCCATGACCCTGGACCGCAAGGAAGGCATGGACGCCTTGGGCCGCATTCTGATTTTCAATACCGAGAGCGACCGCTGCACCTATATGGATCTTTCCGAAAACGAGGCCCGGCTGTCCGCCCAGGGCCAGGACGTGGGCTCGGCTTCGGAAAGCCTGGAGGTGACCTATAGGGGCGACATTTCGCGCATCGCCTTCCCCACCCGCAATCTGCTGGACGTGCTCGGGCATTTTGTTTCCGGCAAGATCGACATGCTGCTCACAGGCACGGAAGGGCCGTGCGGCATCCGGGGCGCGGAAGATCCGGACTACACGGTGATCATCATGCCCATGAAGGTTTCCGAAACCACCTATTACAGCGAAGAGGACGTGTAA